Within the Mycteria americana isolate JAX WOST 10 ecotype Jacksonville Zoo and Gardens chromosome 23, USCA_MyAme_1.0, whole genome shotgun sequence genome, the region TTTGTAGTCCTGAACTGTGTCCCGCCGGTTTCTATCTCTCCTCGAACCGGTCTCTGCATGTGGACTGATAATTAGGATTGATTGCTATTCCTAAAGGAGGACGGACTGCTGCTGAGAACACGGTGAGAAAACTCGGGCAACAAAATCCACGTTGGTCTGTTAGTTGTTGGTAAACAATTCTGGGCTGAAAAAAGGTTGGTTCCACTGGCTGGAGCCAGCCTGAGGAAGGCTCCCTGAAATAGCCTCCCGCCCCACTCTTATATGGGAACCATAGCAGTAAGTGAACGTTGTTTCTGGGAATCATATTGTTTGTGTCTTTGTCTCCTTCAGGGGACTGACGATCTGCAAAGAGCACAACAGCGTGCAGCGCATCGTTGACACGGTAAACTTCGAGCTCCCCTTCAGAGCAAGCCAGAAGCTGATGTAAATGAACTTTAATTCGCAGTCCAGGAGCTCAAGTGACAACTGCTCCACAGCATGGAGAAGCTTTGATTGACACTTCAGACCCTGAAGATGGGTAGTGGCAGGGATCTCAAATGACGTTGttgagcagccacagcagcagcctccacctTGTCAGGTTTCTAAGGCAGCTGTAAGGCAGGATCAGGACTAACACAAGGTAATTAAAAGCATCGGTGATTTCCTCTTGGGAGAAACCTAAATTTGAGACCCTTTGGaatatttatgttatttaaatattgaaTCTTCCCAGAAAGGCAGACATGATTTTAACCTGCAATTCCAATATTTCTCATCAAGTAATCCTGGAAAGTAGGATAAATAGCCTCAGTTTTGTGTAGCCTCGCTTCTGCACcccaagaaaaatgcaaaaggagTTAAATTTGACTTGGAAATGGTGGCTATTAACTGTGCTATAATAGTAAAAACTTAGGGAGAAAGGtagattttctaaaatgtttctggATCCTTCTCATTGTTCCTGGTGCTGCACTTCTAAGACGTTCTTAAAAACTCTTTTCCCCAGCAAAGTCAGGCAAATGCTGCCTGTAGAACCTTCTGAGAACTGATCTCATCACGCTTTCTACCTGAAAAGGGAGTGAAGTACAACAGCCTCGCATGAACATTACCAGCCACTCACCATGGCTTTCCTCCCTGGAAACTCCTCTGACTGCTCCAACTGCACCCACTCTGTGGGGCCTGTGAACATTTCAAAGGCCATTTTACTAGGTGTTCTTCTAGGGGGGCTGATTGTTTTTGGAGTTTTGGGTAATATTCTGGTTATCCTCTCTGTAGCCTGCCACAGACATCTTCAGAGTGTCACCCACTATTATATAATTAACCTGGCTGTAGCTGACCTCCTCTTGACTTCCACTGTCCTGCCCTTCTCGGCTACTATGGAGATTTTGGGCTACTGGGCCTTTGGGAGAATCTTCTGCAACATCTGGGCAGCTGTTGATGTCCTTTGCTGCACTGCTTCCATTATGAGCCTCTGTATCATCTCGATAGACAGGTACATCGGGGTGAGCTACCCACTGAGATACCCAAGTATAGTGACAGAGAAGAGAGGCCTCCTGGCGTTACTGTGTGTTTGGGCGTTGTCTCTGGTGATATCGATTGGACCTCTTTTTGGCTGGAAGGAACCAGCACCAGAAGATGAGACCATCTGTCAAATCACCGAGGAGCCTGGCTACGTGTTGTTCTCCGCTCTAGGCTCCTTCTACCTCCCCTTGACTATTATCCTGGTGATGTATTGCCGAGTGTATGTCGTGgccaaaagggaaaacaaaggtCTGACTTCTGGTCTGAAGACGGAGAGATCTCGTTCTGAAGAGGTGACCCTACGGATCCATCGTAAAAATGCTCCTG harbors:
- the ADRA1A gene encoding alpha-1A adrenergic receptor → MAFLPGNSSDCSNCTHSVGPVNISKAILLGVLLGGLIVFGVLGNILVILSVACHRHLQSVTHYYIINLAVADLLLTSTVLPFSATMEILGYWAFGRIFCNIWAAVDVLCCTASIMSLCIISIDRYIGVSYPLRYPSIVTEKRGLLALLCVWALSLVISIGPLFGWKEPAPEDETICQITEEPGYVLFSALGSFYLPLTIILVMYCRVYVVAKRENKGLTSGLKTERSRSEEVTLRIHRKNAPEAGGSASNPKSKHHFSVRLLKFSREKKAAKTLGIVVGCFVLCWLPFFVVMPLGSFFPAIKPPDTVFKITFWLGYLNSCINPIIYPCSSQEFKKAFQNVLRAQCLPRKQAAKKQSPSFNLNHPTSQSLESGKGVVRIPVGSGETFYKISKSDGVCEWKIFSAVQSMPAKNAVSKDCTAAKAKSKGFLQECCCAGTSGKLVHENCKVPTIKIHTISLSENGEDV